GCGCGAGTGGAGTGGTAATCGATCGAGAGCCTTGCCGGCGCGGTAGTAGTTTGCTTCGCGGTAGGCGATGGGGGAGAGGCGGAGgaagcggccgaggagggggcggagggtgGGGGCGCAGGCGGCGATGATGCCTATGTCTAGTTGAAGACTGTTGAAGTGTTAGCAGATGATGAATAAGGGGATGAAAGGAGGTGGACTCACGAGCCGAAGAAGGGGGCGTAGGGATAGAATGTGCCGtcggtgttgttgacgtAGGCGATGATGTAGATTCCTTTCGCTATCCCCAGACCAACAGCGCTACCACTCCGTCAGTTCCTAGAGCTGTGACATAGAGGATGGAGGATAGCTTACAAGTACCCGCCACTCAGAATAGCAATCAAATAAATCCGAAGCCTCCTCTGCAGCTGCAGGCTCCAAATGAGTGGAACCGGCAGCGTGGCAAATGACAGGTCGGTAAAGATGTTGCATGCCGTGTTAAACAGTCCGAAATTCCTATACATGACCTTTCCATAACACTTCGGCTTGATGTCCGGATTCCACTGTCCTGAAACCGGTTGACATCTCGTCATGAAGGTGATGAAGGCGAACAATGTGTAGAAGACGGTGAAGGTGATCAGGCCCCAGAGTATCCATTTGTACCACTTTCCCCTGCTGAGGCGTAACAGCGAGAGGGCGATTGAGATTTTGAGGAAGCCAAAAGCAAAGGAAGCTTCAATGACGGATTGGAAGAACTGAGCTTCGAGTAGGATCTTCCACCTGTCTCGTGGGATGGTGTCGGTGTGTTGGCCGTAGCCATTGTGGCAGCCTACTATCCAGGCGGCGAGACCTCCTATGCCGCAGAGCTGTGCTTGTCAGCCTCTGTCAAAAAGAGgacagaagaaaagaaggggcTATAGCACCTACCACGGCCAACACCATAAAGATATCATCCTTCCCAAACGACCTCACCACGATCGCCCTTGTGTAGAACCGGACGAGCGCCGTGCAGAAAGCGAGACTCCAAATGACGCAGACGACAGCGATAAATACGTTCGAGTTACTCTCTGCGGCGCGGATGGGGTCGATCTTTTGCCCTGTGATGGTGACCTCTGCGTCGTCGTCCGACGATGACATGACGATGGTCGCAGTTGAGATGAACGGTGATGATAGTCCTTTATGGCGACGTCGTGTGCCAGGCGAAGCTAAAGCCTTGCAGCAGAAGCATCACCTCGATGCAGCGCTGGCAAGAGACGGGGCGATGACACCAAACGATGCCAGGGTCCCAGAAATCCAAGACaggggaaaaggaaagaaacgCAAGCAGGGGAAAAGGCTGGGGTTGACCGACTGTTAATGCTATGGAAGAGCGGCCCTCGGTTGGGGTACCGACCAAGCGACGGCAGGCCACCCAAACGAAAGTCCATTCATCCATCCGCTCCCATACTGTCTCGACACCATCTCGCTGCTTGTTTTCCTCTTGTTGGTTGGGCATCGGAAAGCTTTGCATGCGTCTTCACGTCGGGCCCATTTTCGGCACTGCTCCGCAATAAATTCTAGATTGGAAATCTGGGGAAACACAACGTTGACGGTTGCTTGATGGAGTCGTGCATTGGAAGAGGGGGCACCATTTGACCAGTCAGTGGTCTTGGTACCGCTCACTCTCCGATCCCCTGCCCGATTCGTGTGGAAATATCAATCAAGCAATCATTAAACAACTTTCAAGCTATCTTGGCGGTCTTCAAATGGCAAACTCTTGGTCGGGAATGTGCCGGCACTGGCATCTCCTCTTTGGCTTGTCCAATGaatgggggtggagggggtgtgttTTGGCTAAAGTCAACAGGTGTTTGCCCCCCTTTTTGGCTGTCCCAGCTCGTGCAAAGTTCGCAGTGCAAAAGGTACGGCCTCCGCCATGATTGCATTCTGGATATCAGTTTCATTCTTTAGAAAATACACTGATTCAAGGTACCGGACCTACGTACTGACATCAGCGTGCGTTCTTCGCGTCGTATGTTTGAACAGGGCATATGCCAGCACCTTACTGCTTTCTGGTTTGTATTAGCAGTCTGCCTAGGTTCCTGTGCACCATTTGTCTCTTGAAATTCCGAGTGCTGACTGTACATGTACCCAGCCCAATCAGCCAGCTTGCAAGCTGCCCAATTTGAAcacggcggaggaggttggagctATGACCATTTCTTGGGTGGTAAAGTGCCGTGAATTACTACCGTCGCACTGAACCAAACATAGGCCCAAAGTTCCGGATCTCGGATAGAGACGATATAGAGAGGTGACTGGACAAGTCTGACGTGCAAATGCCGTCTGACACTGTGACCTCAGCAGGGGCTTGAGCGCGAGTGTGTGTCTCTGTTCCACCTACGAACTAACTCAAACTCGTTCACCTTCCTGCAAGCACCTGAGAGGGCGGATGGAGAGCCTGATTTGCCAAAATGAGTAAGATCTTTCTGCTAAAAGATGTCAAACTGCATTCGTTGCTGTGGGGCATCCCAATTCTCAAAAAGATGTATCTCTTCAGAACACCCTTACCTATCTATTGACATTTTCGGCCTCGACTTCAAGAAATGAGAGGCTCCTCTGAATCTGAGAACTGCTTTTTGATCAAAGGCTCTTTCCGAGTTCCACCCATCGTGGATCAGTAGTTTTATAGCACTGGTAAATTCAAAGGAACTAGCTCAGAGCCGATCATGGGGTCGTGAATATCAACCCACTGTCTCTTCATCGATATCCCTGGGAACCTCCCAGACACTCGCGTATGATATTTGCTGCAAAAATGGCAGATTCGATTTGTTCAGTTTTTACTCCACTCACTCGGAAGACGATATGAAATATCATCTTCTTCGGAATAACTGCTGTGCTCTTTTGAACCTGAACTCTGAACACTCACAGTGGTGACTCAAAGCAAGACCACCCGCCTACCGCGTTTTCTTACAGCCAACACGCGCAGCCCAACACAAAGCCCTACTTACCCCCTATTCCGCGGCCTATAGAACCTTCACAGTGAGTGCCCTCTTTTCGTGCATGAGTGACTCTGGCACTCAAAAGCACCACTTTCGCGGCCAAGAGGGCGACAACTACACCCTCGAGACAAGAGCCCGCGGAACTATTCACGCCGAAGCCTGTATCGGAGTCTCTTCCAGATCCGGGCGTGAGCGGTATGACGCCCAAGGGCGCGGAGTCACAGGCGGGTCTCCACACGAGACTGAGACAGAACACACAGTCGGCAGAGGTCTTCAGCCAGAAGAAGCAGTAGGAGATATTGAGTGCTGAGTGGACGGTTTTCATCAAGAAATAGAGTTCAaggggcagaggggggaCAACATGAGCTTTCACGGTCGATAATATCGAACTGCAGGTAGCCAACTGGCTCTCAAAAGCGACAACACTCAGTGCGTAGAACTTTCTTACGCCTATCGGCAACTCACTCCATAGATAAGAATCCATTATCAATCTTCTTTAGAGCAGCCATATCGTCTTATCACCTGGTGGAAATATTCTACTGGTTTCCTTGCCTTGACCTGCTTATTTGTCAAAGACTCTTCTTGTAGAACAATGCTCCCACAGGATCCACCCTTGACTGCTCTCACCCGGCAAGATATCAGTTAAAGTTCCCGAATAATAGATGAGAAAACTCTTTCAGGACTCTCGTCGGTCCCCGCTTCTCGTATTATGGTGGGCTACgcgctcttcttctttccgaCCTTTCTTTCACTTCGGCTCTACGGAAGaaaccctctccatctttctccctcccaaatAATCACATCACTCTCCTCCATAATCCCCAAAAGACCGTGACCTCATCACATCATTGCTTTCTCTATATCTTAGTAAGTTCCTACCCTCACGCAGGACAACCAATCTAATGGTATAATCAAAGTTAACACCTCCTGAAAGGTAGAAGGGGTAATCACGTCACCCGCCAGAGAAACACAAGCAATGGGGAACTGGCTCTGTAAACCGCCTCTTCCAGAAACGGGAGTCCATTACGAGTACCACGAGAGTTTATCCGAGTTCGGTAGCGACCTGTCCCTCCCACGAGGCCAGCCCGAGTCACACTGAGCAACATTGCGCTTGACGCAATGTCCAAGTTCCCAAGCAATGTGACCCGCCGCCAGGGTAGAAGACCGGTTGAACGTAGACCCGCCGAAGGGTTGACGGAAACAACGACAGTCAAAACAATGACAACCTTGACTAATGGACAGGTTGTGACGACTACAGAGACGACGACTGTGACTATTGAGCGAGGAGAAAGGGTTCGGAGGTtcgggagatgggggaggacaTAGATAGGTGGGATACTACGATAAGAAATGAGTGCACATAATTCACTGGCCTCCACAATATATAGAGCACTGGTTCACTACGCCGATCTACCAGTCTCAGATAAACTGAAAAAGGTCACCCTCGTCTCGAAACTTCAAAGTTCCAGATTTCCCCGGGACCGTGTGAATCATGAATAGCCACAACCTGGGCTAGCCTGTACCTGGTGAATTCGACTACTTCGAATAATGGTGAGTTCACCACTCCCCGAGTAATGAATGCGGCCATCAGAAGATCTCTTCATGCTCCCGAAGCCCAGGCAAGTTGCCTCACTGAATGCATTCATTGTACGGTAAGTGCCTATTTAACAGGTCTTGTTGAGGTTTTTTGTCTCCCTTCCTGTAAAACAACAAACTGTCAGTCTGGACCCCGTTCCTGCCTCGAGCTGAGCCTCTTCACCAAACAGCAGTCTTAGATGTGAGCCTCAAACGACTCCCATCGCCATTAAGCACCATATGCAACGGCAACTTGCTTCGGGACAGGGCCAGCACCCCAGGCTTCCAACAGACGACCCTCTGTCAACAACCGCCACAGGTGAAACACCCACAGCTCTCACAAAAACCGCGATCAAAAGCATCACTCCAGCTGCGATCAAGGAACTGGAAACCGCAGCCTCGAGTAAGCCAACGCTCGAGTTAGACGAGGCTCAATCTGCCAGCCTGGGCACACTCGGCATAAACGCAGAAGCAGTGTGGTTATTTGAACAAGCGAGAGGGTTGTCAGGTTTGATGCTGTTAGTGGGTATGACAAGGGTAGTGGGAGAGATGGGAGACTTTGAGGGGATGAACAGCTAGATGTGGGGGACTGGCTATCGTGGGAGATTTGAGAACGCGCGGTTTTGGCGCTTAGGTTTAGACATCAGGGTATTTGCGGGCAACGGTAGCAACGATACAGGACGGTCGACGGTAGATCTTGGGCATCATTAGAGGCAGGTTAGGGTTGTGGGAAACAGACCGGGGGCAGAGACAAACAATCTAACAGGGCACCTGAGGTACCTATCTAAGCTCAAGCAACGTGCCCGCTTCTAGGCGGTACCAGCTCTTCCCAACGCCAAGGTCAGAGCAAGAGATAGCCTTATAATGAATACCTACTGAACTGCTCACACGCCCTGCTCCAAGTGAATCCCAACATCAGCGTGGACCAACCTACCAATATGAGGCCCCGAACACCAGACCCGCCTGCCGACGTTGCTCCATGTTAGATTCACTTACAACCGGCGCAAATTCCAACCCCCATGATAAAAGCCAACCCTTCACCACGACGGAAGCACACTTGTAAACCACCCGCCTTCCCACTCCACTCACAcacccctcttcccatccatgATCCATcattcaccccctccaacagcaaccacactCCTCGAGTCAAACACATATCACCAAGAAcgccaaagaaaacaagaatTCCTCACAGGTAGGTCCTCGTCCCCATCGCTATACCTCTATTGATATACCTCTGctaacaaccacaacaagaAGACATGATAACCCTCTTCAAAGAATCCGGCCCGAGGCTCGACGAGAACGGCAACATGCGTAGCTACCTCAAACGCCAACGTTGGAGAAGTCTGGGAGTTTGGTTGAAACATATCGTTGATCCTGGCGTGGGATTTCTCGTCTTGTGTGACTCACAGCACAGTCTGCATCcagtgacgaggaagacgaagagtAAGACGAAGATCTGCCTTGGTACTTCGATGTTTATTCCAGTAGCCTGGTAGCCAAGTTTCAGTTGCACCCATTCGATTTAAGTATGTCTAACTTGGTCTCCGTTGCTTTGCAAGGGACTGGAGGATCCAGTATAACCACCCTGGAAAATCTGGTTAATATCCGCAACCCGCCAAACCGGGACGAGCTCATTCGGCTTATCCATCGGAACCGAAGGCAACTAAGAAAATCGGTCGAACCACCGGCAATCTTATCGGACGATCTAAATTATGAGCACCTGCAAGATACGGCCATCTTGGTTCACGGTGAGGGAAAAAAAGCGGAACAAGGCGACTCTGGAATCGATGAATTAGAAGACGCAGCCTCCAACAGTCTTTTTCTTGATAATCAAGCTGTGGCCCTTGGAATGATAGCGAACGTGccagacaaaacaaaagccacGTTGGAACTTCAAGCACAGGAACAGCGGACCTCGATAGGACAGAATATGGGCCGGGTATTACGGTCAAGTCAAGGTCTATGGGTACTTTCCAGTAAGTGGACAACCTACCTTTGTGCTGCACAACGGGAGGTTTCACATACTGAATTTCTATTTAGGCGTTATGGCTATGGCTATCGCGGTTATGTGTGCTAGAGCTTTCCTTGTTCCCAATTATGAAGATCAATACAAATAGAAGATCACAACGAACCACACCGCCAGCTGTTTCGCTGCGCCCTCCCGTCCAGCTGACAAAACGCCAACGACCCGACTGCCACATAGGCACGCCCTTCAGGTTTACGAACTTTGCCGGTCCCTTCAAGGACGTAAAAACCCCATGGCACATCCCCCCTTGAACTCACAGTCTTCCGTGTCCATATTTGAGGAAGAACACAAACCACAAACTCAGCTGTTTCTTCCCTGCATTCCACACTCAGCTTGTCACCCAAATCACCCAACCATCTTTCTACCTAACTTACCAACAGCTTCAGCAATCCCCAAAATATTCGCCGGCCTCTCCTCAGCGCAACAATAGCTCAGCCTTCAAACGGCTATCCAACGCGCCTTTGAAATCACTCATACTCGCCACCAGCACATCACTCACCCACTCAGCGCCTTTACCAGAATGTACCTCTTGAATTTCTGCAGCCCTCCCCGGAAAGCCTCATGTTCGTGGACGGCACCGTCCATCGACCTATTTTTTCCCGTGGCTTTATCGAGGCTGGGGGAAGAACTCAGTTTTTTCATAGCGGTGGTGCGTGTGCACGCAGTCTCTCCAGGCGATGGAGTAGCTGGCAAAGTCGGATTTATCGGTGGGGGGGTGCTTGGTGGCAGGTGCTGTTGAAGCCGCGGCTGAAGGCGTTATGGGCTGAGGGATATGGGCGAGGCTTCGGTTGCGAAGGGGTTGTCCTGAATAAGGTAGAAGGcatgagggggtggttggataTAGTGCTTACTTGACCTGTTAGGAAGTTTGGTGTTGGGATCAGTGACAAGGGAATCTCGGTATATATTGGAGGGCTGGTGGGTGCCATGACGACTGACGGGAACGATGCTAGGTCAGATTTGAGGCTACCGGTTGAAAATGAGATCTTTCCAAAGACGTGGGAGCGTTAGAAATAGGCTGATTTGAGGCTATTCGCTGCCTTGATAACCACCATCACGTAAATGACACGGGGTTGTATGGAAGATAATTTGATGGGCTATTTGAAGAGAAACGATCCAATTACTTGTAGGTTCATTGGTCAGAAAGTATCATGTTGGAAGCTTTGGCATTGCCAACAAGCTCTACTGTTCCTCATGGGAGCCTGACCTTCCGATTCAAGTCGAATTTCGCGAACCACAATCTAGAGGGGGCCGTTGGGCACAAGTTGGATCTTGGATGCGAGTACACAAAATTTCTTGTTGGATGTGCACTGACCTGTGCGAAGAGACAGTTTGTAATTTCCATCTAGTTTATCTATGCAACCCTGAAGTCTCCAATCTCCCATGCTTGCACTACAAAGTTCAGTCCAGGGCACAATGTATATCTCATCTACatctcagcaacaccaccttAGGTTTCTCTTTCCAAGTATGATTTCATCGTGTTATGGTCGTGGTGAGGTGTTGTTAAATGTGTTG
The sequence above is a segment of the Podospora pseudoanserina strain CBS 124.78 chromosome 5, whole genome shotgun sequence genome. Coding sequences within it:
- a CDS encoding hypothetical protein (COG:S; EggNog:ENOG503P1Y8) — its product is MSSSDDDAEVTITGQKIDPIRAAESNSNVFIAVVCVIWSLAFCTALVRFYTRAIVVRSFGKDDIFMVLAVLCGIGGLAAWIVGCHNGYGQHTDTIPRDRWKILLEAQFFQSVIEASFAFGFLKISIALSLLRLSRGKWYKWILWGLITFTVFYTLFAFITFMTRCQPVSGQWNPDIKPKCYGKVMYRNFGLFNTACNIFTDLSFATLPVPLIWSLQLQRRLRIYLIAILSGGYFGSAVGLGIAKGIYIIAYVNNTDGTFYPYAPFFGSLQLDIGIIAACAPTLRPLLGRFLRLSPIAYREANYYRAGKALDRLPLHSRHPGRDTSINGIRAAYLRQNTELDLEERQFIELLTGEKRGKWGNYATALHMEYVRSPPVRSTKITSGGETETIVQGGVGVADKGQGSDDERDLILPAGLRGEEGGLRGIVKTTEFRVEK